Below is a genomic region from Brassica oleracea var. oleracea cultivar TO1000 chromosome C9, BOL, whole genome shotgun sequence.
ATTCATGTATTGATTTCTATGTTAGATTCACTTTAGCCATGGTGTCTTACTCTATTATATATAGGTGATTACGAATGTATATTACAACAAAAATGCATATTTAAAAAAGAATTGAAGTTACTAGGACATGAATAACATAAACCTTTGGAATCTTGACCAATTTGTTTTTGCTCATATGGATAACTTTCAAATCTTGAACATCTTATAATGTCCATATGGACATTAAAACATGGTCCATGCATTTTTAAAGTTATCCATGTGTACAAGAGTAAAATTGCAACATCCTGATTTCTATTGTAAATGGTAAGGCTTAAGAGAATATCTGAATTTGATGTTGGAGTTTTAGAATATACTCCACACCATGGTAACATAAACTGAGACGCCAAAACAATTATTTTGGCACAGGATCATTCTATTGCACCCAGACTTGCCTCGGGGACACTCGAAGAGACTATGATTACTGGCCTCGTGCTCTGAACCGGCTAGAGCTCTTTTTGAAACCTTCCACAAGAAGATCCATAGAGATACATGAAGCTTGAAACAATCCAATGCACATCGCATATACTGGCGTCAACATGCCAACTAACTTTAAGACCATTTCCTTTCCCTCTTCGAAACACATACTTATCCTATGGATCGAAAAATAACCCAAACATAAAATCACATTGGTTAATCTACTCAAGAGGGTATATTCAATTCAATATTTGGGAGAATTTGAAGCACATATAACTCCCCAATATGGTAAAGAAAGATTGAACCGTACGATTGACAAAATTACAAACAAACGAGGTGAAGTTATATGCAGACTATATTGTGCTTTGACCATCAATTTAACTCGTGTTCCTCATTGCCACACACTTCCTCTAACATTTCCATAAACCCTTTCTTCTTATTCCCCCTCATCGTTGTTGTTGTCGTCGTCTTGGAGCTGAAACGGTTTTCATGCATTGATGCTTCTTCGAACCTTGTCCACAGCTCTTTCTTTAGAGTACTCTCACCAGCTCTTGTTCTGTTTTTCGTCATTACACTCTCTGCTTCGTTCATCAATGGTGTACTCTCAACCACCATTGACCTGCTTGCCTCTAAGCAAAATGACAAAGATCATAAAGACCACATGAAATTACCAGAAAATCAAAATTCTCGAAAGTTTCTTTTTATAGTACCTTTTGTGTGTGCTGCTGCTTCTGGTTTAACGTTTGTAAAAGCAAATGAGGATACCGTTCTTGAGACACCGGTTTCATCAGTTGGTTTCTTTTCATTCACAGGCAGCTCCAGTAAAACAGATGTTTTAGGAGGCGAAAACCACCAAACCGGCGAGGCTTCAAGATCGGTTTTTCTAGCTATTGGAGCATGTTTTAACCCCATAAGCTCTGGATACTTGGAATAGAGGTCGTCTGTTTCATCAATGCCAGACGACTCAGAGCTCTGTGAACCATTAAAAGTGCTAGCTCCCAATTCGGAGCAGGTGGACTTACAAGCCTCTTGCTTTCCCCGTTGAGGAACCGGTTTAAACAGTGTACGAGTTTTCGGAGGGGACATCTTCAAGCAAGGGGTCATCAGAAGCTCAGACTGAATTTTCACTGAAGGCAATGGCTCAGACTCTACCAAACTTTCAGACAAATCCATGAGAGGGACTAAAGAGTTACCACCAAGTCCTGCAGTCTTCATCGACTCAACTCCTAGACCACAGTCACTTGTCTCTTTAGAAGCTTGAAGCGGTTGAGTTGCAGCAGAATTTGGAAAGACCCTTTTGGATTTGAGCTTGGATTTAAGGAATTCAGATTTTCGCAAGGGGAGTGGTGTCAACATAAAGAGCTGTCTACCCTTGTCGGGGTTATGATCACCACCACGCCA
It encodes:
- the LOC106314019 gene encoding uncharacterized protein LOC106314019 isoform X3; protein product: MERYMTRRDTLVRETVKEEEEEEEEEDCERDLLYLVHSDISSLLHQIDELVVKATKLKTLSKQEVESFRSVLSDMHSSLKPWFPRLQAAISSSQLLSKVQEEQSLMSSASKEELYDVESPEPTGFEPLVSPSPLVAWRGGDHNPDKGRQLFMLTPLPLRKSEFLKSKLKSKRVFPNSAATQPLQASKETSDCGLGVESMKTAGLGGNSLVPLMDLSESLVESEPLPSVKMSPPKTRTLFKPVPQRGKQEACKSTCSELGASTFNGSQSSESSGIDETDDLYSKYPELMGLKHAPIARKTDLEASPVWWFSPPKTSVLLELPVNEKKPTDETGVSRTVSSFAFTNVKPEAAAHTKEASRSMVVESTPLMNEAESVMTKNRTRAGESTLKKELWTRFEEASMHENRFSSKTTTTTTMRGNKKKGFMEMLEEVCGNEEHELN
- the LOC106314019 gene encoding uncharacterized protein LOC106314019 isoform X1 — protein: MERYMTRRDTLVRETVKEEEEEEEEEDCERDLLYLVHSDISSLLHQIDELVVKATKLKTLSKQEVESFRSVLSDMHSSLKPWFPRLQAAISSSQLLSKVQEEQSLMSSASKEELYDVESPEPTGFEPLVSPSPLVAWRGGDHNPDKGRQLFMLTPLPLRKSEFLKSKLKSKRVFPNSAATQPLQASKETSDCGLGVESMKTAGLGGNSLVPLMDLSESLVESEPLPSVKIQSELLMTPCLKMSPPKTRTLFKPVPQRGKQEACKSTCSELGASTFNGSQSSESSGIDETDDLYSKYPELMGLKHAPIARKTDLEASPVWWFSPPKTSVLLELPVNEKKPTDETGVSRTVSSFAFTNVKPEAAAHTKEASRSMVVESTPLMNEAESVMTKNRTRAGESTLKKELWTRFEEASMHENRFSSKTTTTTTMRGNKKKGFMEMLEEVCGNEEHELN
- the LOC106314019 gene encoding uncharacterized protein LOC106314019 isoform X2, producing the protein MERYMTRRDTLVRETGKEEEDCERDLLYLVHSDISSLLHQIDELVVKATKLKTLSKQEVESFRSVLSDMHSSLKPWFPRLQAAISSSQLLSKVQEEQSLMSSASKEELYDVESPEPTGFEPLVSPSPLVAWRGGDHNPDKGRQLFMLTPLPLRKSEFLKSKLKSKRVFPNSAATQPLQASKETSDCGLGVESMKTAGLGGNSLVPLMDLSESLVESEPLPSVKIQSELLMTPCLKMSPPKTRTLFKPVPQRGKQEACKSTCSELGASTFNGSQSSESSGIDETDDLYSKYPELMGLKHAPIARKTDLEASPVWWFSPPKTSVLLELPVNEKKPTDETGVSRTVSSFAFTNVKPEAAAHTKEASRSMVVESTPLMNEAESVMTKNRTRAGESTLKKELWTRFEEASMHENRFSSKTTTTTTMRGNKKKGFMEMLEEVCGNEEHELN